A genome region from Macrotis lagotis isolate mMagLag1 chromosome 4, bilby.v1.9.chrom.fasta, whole genome shotgun sequence includes the following:
- the LOC141521186 gene encoding pleckstrin homology domain-containing family A member 1-like isoform X1 — translation MNAGMRKYFLQANDQQDLVEWVNVLNKAIKITVPKQSDPQSHSDSLTRQVETPGGKKQVSYRTEIVGGVPIITPTQKEEVNESGDGIDRNNLKRSQSHLPYFTPKPPPDNAVIKAGYCVKQGAVMKNWKRRYFQLDENTIGYFKSELEKEPLRIIPLKEVHKVQECKQSDIMMRDNLFEIVTTSRTFYVQADSPEEMHNWIKAISGAIVAQRGPGRSATSEHSNCSSESVYAFRSANATAATSHSTASRNNSLGSSFTMEKRGFYESLAKAKPGSFKVQTLTPREPASKVTVQAEMKPQHPSDPQERENDLVDLDDASLPVSDV, via the exons gtaccAAAGCAATCAGATCCACAGTCTCATTCTGATAGCTTAACTCGCCAAGTTGAAACTCCAGGTGGAAAAAAGCAAGTGTCTTACAGGACAGAAATCGTGGGTGGTGTGCCTATTATAACACCAACTCAG aaAGAAGAAGTAAATGAATCTGGTGATGGTATTGACAGGAATAATTTGAAACGGTCACAAAGCCATCTTCCTTACTTTACTCCTAAACCACCGCCAGATAATGCAGTTATCAAAGCTGGTTATTGTGTTAAACAGGGGGCAGTG ATGAAGAACTGGAAGCGAAGATACTTTCAATTGGATGAAAATACAATAGGTTACTTCAAATCTGAACTG GAAAAGGAACCTCTCCGAATAATACCACTTAAGGAGGTTCATAAAGTCCAAGAATGTAAACAAAG TGACATAATGATGAGGGACAATCTCTTTGAAATTGTAACAACATCTAGAACCTTCTATGTGCAG gCTGACAGTCCAGAGGAGATGCATAATTGGATTAAAGCAATTTCTGGTGCCATAGTAGCACAACGGGGACCTGGAAGATCAGCAACTTCT GAGCATTCCAACTGTTCTTCAGAATCAGTCTATGCTTTCCGTTCTGCCAATGCAACAGCAGCCACCTCACATTCCACAGCCTCTCGCAACAACTCTCTGGGCTCAAGCTTTACCATGGAGAAGCGAGGATTTTACGAATCTCTTGCCAAGGCCAAGCCAGGGAGCTTCAAGGTCCAGACTCTCACTCCAAGAGAACCAGCTTCCAAAGTGACTGTACAAGCCGAGATGAAACCTCAGCATCCCAGTGACCCTCAGGAAAGAGAGAATGACCTAGTGGATCTGGATGATGCAAGCCTTCCAGTTAGTGATGTCTAA
- the LOC141521186 gene encoding pleckstrin homology domain-containing family A member 1-like isoform X2, which translates to MNAGMRKYFLQANDQQDLVEWVNVLNKAIKITVPKQSDPQSHSDSLTRQVETPGGKKQVSYRTEIVGGVPIITPTQKEEVNESGDGIDRNNLKRSQSHLPYFTPKPPPDNAVIKAGYCVKQGAVMKNWKRRYFQLDENTIGYFKSELEKEPLRIIPLKEVHKVQECKQSDIMMRDNLFEIVTTSRTFYVQADSPEEMHNWIKAISGAIVAQRGPGRSATSMRQARRLSNPCIPRYTSRTGECSTSIPTVLQNQSMLSVLPMQQQPPHIPQPLATTLWAQALPWRSEDFTNLLPRPSQGASRSRLSLQENQLPK; encoded by the exons gtaccAAAGCAATCAGATCCACAGTCTCATTCTGATAGCTTAACTCGCCAAGTTGAAACTCCAGGTGGAAAAAAGCAAGTGTCTTACAGGACAGAAATCGTGGGTGGTGTGCCTATTATAACACCAACTCAG aaAGAAGAAGTAAATGAATCTGGTGATGGTATTGACAGGAATAATTTGAAACGGTCACAAAGCCATCTTCCTTACTTTACTCCTAAACCACCGCCAGATAATGCAGTTATCAAAGCTGGTTATTGTGTTAAACAGGGGGCAGTG ATGAAGAACTGGAAGCGAAGATACTTTCAATTGGATGAAAATACAATAGGTTACTTCAAATCTGAACTG GAAAAGGAACCTCTCCGAATAATACCACTTAAGGAGGTTCATAAAGTCCAAGAATGTAAACAAAG TGACATAATGATGAGGGACAATCTCTTTGAAATTGTAACAACATCTAGAACCTTCTATGTGCAG gCTGACAGTCCAGAGGAGATGCATAATTGGATTAAAGCAATTTCTGGTGCCATAGTAGCACAACGGGGACCTGGAAGATCAGCAACTTCT ATGCGGCAGGCCAGAAGGCTGTCGAATCCTTGTATACCGAGGTATACATCAAGAACTGGTGAATGCAGCAC GAGCATTCCAACTGTTCTTCAGAATCAGTCTATGCTTTCCGTTCTGCCAATGCAACAGCAGCCACCTCACATTCCACAGCCTCTCGCAACAACTCTCTGGGCTCAAGCTTTACCATGGAGAAGCGAGGATTTTACGAATCTCTTGCCAAGGCCAAGCCAGGGAGCTTCAAGGTCCAGACTCTCACTCCAAGAGAACCAGCTTCCAAAGTGA